One genomic window of Corynebacterium pseudotuberculosis includes the following:
- a CDS encoding YlxR family protein: MPAALYDDSSRGDLSKPTRTRIRTCIATKKAQPADQLLRVVARKKDKAVGDSHHSVYLVIADPCKRLKGRGAWITPTIDALELAEKRRAFARALRVSAEVDTGHVREYLAALSAGPDITRKTEH, from the coding sequence ATGCCAGCGGCTTTGTATGATGACTCCTCTAGAGGAGATCTTTCTAAGCCTACGCGGACGCGTATCCGTACCTGCATTGCTACCAAAAAAGCACAACCTGCTGATCAGCTTCTTCGCGTTGTTGCGCGCAAGAAGGATAAGGCAGTAGGCGATTCACATCATTCTGTTTATTTGGTAATTGCAGATCCATGTAAACGTTTAAAAGGACGTGGAGCGTGGATCACACCTACCATTGATGCACTGGAGCTAGCTGAAAAGCGCCGAGCATTTGCTCGTGCGTTAAGGGTGTCTGCAGAAGTAGACACAGGTCATGTACGAGAGTACCTAGCAGCGCTCAGCGCTGGACCCGATATTACAAGGAAGACCGAACACTGA
- the infB gene encoding translation initiation factor IF-2 translates to MPGKLRVHELAKQLGVTSKELLATLKEQGEFVKTASSTIEPPVIKKMKQHYAAQDVNTDQGAAQPASEPVKTTSTPAKPAAPKPAAAKPAAPKPAAAKPAAPKPAAAKPAAPKPAAAKPAAAKPVPKPGFSASQTDTPKPASSAPKPGAGASPSAMPRPQARPGGNAPKPGGRAPRVANNPFSSGDRPAPRPGGGNRPGNGPRPGGAPRPGGAPRPGAGRGGQGGNNAERQPRPGGRGGQQRQQGGSRPQQNAGQERQGGGRRPSPAMMPSHPNPGQMPSRSAGGRNGGRGGAGAQGGNRGPGGAGFGGGRPGGGGSAGGRGGRRGGTAGAFGRPGGAPRKGRKSKRQKRNEYEAMQAPNVIGGVRLPDGGGATIRLARGASLSDFAEKINADAAALVQALFNLGEMVTATASVSEETLQLLGEEMNYKVDVVSPEDEDRELLESFDLQFGEDEGTEEDLEKRPPVVTVMGHVDHGKTRLLDSIRKSNVGSGEAGGITQGIGAYQVAVNVDGNDRKITFLDTPGHEAFTAMRARGAKSTDIAVLVVAADDGVMPQTVEAINHAKAADVPIVVAVNKIDKPGASPEKIRGQLTEYGLVPEEYGGDTMFVDISAKQNVNIDGLLEAVLLTADASLDLRANPDMDAQGVAIEAHLDRGRGPVATVIVQRGTLRVGDSVVAGDAYGRVRRMVDEYGHDVEEAGPSRPVQMQGLNGVPGAGDNLLVVEDDRVARQIANQRNARKRNALAAKTRKRVSLEDLDAVLKEHSTLNLILKGDNAGSVEALEEALLKIEVDDEVQLNIIDRGVGAVTQTNVSLAAASDAVIIAFNVRAEGKATEEANAEGVDVRYYTVIYRAIEEVEQALKGMLKPIYEEREVGRAEIRAIFKASAVGLIAGCMVESGKVRRNATIRLLRDGAVVADKATIESLRREKDDATEVSAGYECGMVLSYPDIQVGDIIEVFEQVEVPRS, encoded by the coding sequence GTGCCCGGAAAGCTACGTGTACATGAGCTAGCTAAACAGCTCGGTGTAACAAGCAAGGAACTACTTGCCACGCTGAAAGAACAAGGCGAGTTTGTAAAAACCGCATCTTCTACCATCGAACCTCCGGTGATTAAGAAGATGAAGCAGCATTATGCTGCACAAGACGTGAATACTGATCAGGGAGCTGCACAGCCTGCTTCTGAGCCGGTAAAAACTACGTCAACGCCGGCTAAGCCTGCGGCTCCAAAACCTGCGGCAGCAAAGCCAGCAGCGCCTAAGCCAGCGGCAGCAAAGCCAGCAGCGCCTAAGCCAGCGGCAGCAAAGCCAGCGGCCCCTAAGCCTGCGGCAGCGAAACCTGCAGCAGCAAAGCCAGTACCAAAACCAGGTTTCAGTGCATCCCAGACTGATACGCCTAAACCAGCAAGTTCTGCTCCTAAACCAGGTGCTGGAGCATCTCCTTCTGCTATGCCTCGTCCACAGGCGCGCCCAGGTGGGAACGCTCCTAAACCAGGTGGACGCGCTCCTCGCGTAGCTAACAACCCGTTCTCTAGCGGTGATCGTCCAGCACCTCGCCCTGGTGGGGGCAATCGTCCTGGAAATGGTCCGCGCCCAGGTGGGGCTCCACGTCCTGGTGGCGCTCCGCGTCCGGGCGCAGGTCGTGGCGGCCAAGGCGGTAATAATGCGGAACGTCAGCCTCGTCCAGGTGGTCGTGGCGGCCAACAGCGTCAACAAGGCGGTAGCCGTCCGCAGCAAAACGCTGGCCAGGAGCGCCAAGGCGGTGGACGTCGTCCAAGTCCCGCAATGATGCCCTCGCATCCGAATCCAGGGCAAATGCCTTCTCGGAGCGCTGGCGGACGTAATGGCGGACGCGGCGGCGCAGGTGCTCAAGGCGGAAACCGTGGACCCGGCGGCGCAGGCTTTGGTGGCGGACGTCCAGGCGGCGGCGGATCTGCCGGCGGTCGTGGCGGACGTCGTGGTGGTACCGCAGGTGCATTTGGACGCCCGGGTGGTGCTCCGCGCAAGGGACGTAAGTCGAAGCGTCAGAAGCGTAATGAATACGAGGCAATGCAGGCACCAAACGTCATTGGTGGCGTTCGCCTTCCAGATGGCGGCGGCGCAACAATCCGTCTTGCCCGAGGTGCTTCGCTGTCTGATTTTGCTGAGAAGATCAACGCAGATGCCGCGGCACTTGTCCAGGCACTCTTTAATCTTGGCGAGATGGTAACTGCAACTGCCTCTGTGAGCGAAGAGACATTGCAGCTCCTCGGTGAGGAGATGAATTACAAAGTTGACGTTGTCTCTCCTGAAGACGAAGACCGAGAGCTTCTTGAGTCCTTCGACCTTCAGTTTGGTGAGGATGAGGGAACTGAAGAGGACCTGGAGAAGCGTCCTCCTGTGGTGACCGTTATGGGACACGTTGACCACGGTAAGACCCGTCTGTTGGATTCCATTCGTAAATCCAACGTTGGCTCCGGTGAAGCAGGCGGTATCACACAGGGAATTGGTGCTTATCAGGTTGCCGTTAATGTCGATGGCAATGATCGTAAGATCACCTTCCTGGATACCCCAGGTCACGAGGCCTTCACAGCTATGCGTGCTCGTGGTGCTAAGTCCACCGATATCGCGGTACTCGTTGTTGCTGCTGATGACGGGGTTATGCCTCAGACAGTTGAGGCTATTAATCACGCTAAGGCAGCTGACGTTCCCATCGTGGTCGCAGTTAACAAGATCGATAAGCCAGGGGCATCTCCGGAAAAGATCCGTGGTCAGCTTACTGAGTACGGCCTTGTTCCTGAGGAGTACGGCGGAGACACAATGTTCGTTGATATTTCTGCAAAGCAGAACGTCAATATTGATGGGCTTTTGGAGGCTGTTCTTCTTACTGCAGATGCTTCACTGGATCTGCGGGCCAACCCGGACATGGATGCACAAGGTGTGGCTATTGAAGCTCACCTGGACCGTGGTCGAGGGCCAGTGGCTACAGTCATCGTCCAACGCGGTACGCTGCGTGTTGGAGATTCAGTTGTTGCAGGTGACGCTTATGGCCGCGTGCGCCGCATGGTTGATGAGTATGGACATGACGTTGAAGAAGCAGGACCTTCCCGTCCTGTTCAGATGCAGGGTCTGAATGGTGTCCCCGGTGCTGGCGATAACCTTTTGGTTGTTGAAGACGATCGTGTGGCTCGTCAGATTGCTAACCAACGCAATGCACGTAAGCGCAATGCTCTGGCGGCGAAGACTCGCAAGCGCGTTTCTCTTGAAGACCTGGATGCAGTTCTTAAGGAACACAGCACCCTTAACCTCATCCTTAAGGGCGACAATGCTGGTTCCGTGGAAGCCCTGGAAGAAGCACTGCTCAAGATTGAGGTCGATGACGAGGTTCAGCTGAACATTATCGACCGTGGTGTCGGTGCTGTTACGCAGACAAACGTCTCCTTGGCTGCTGCTTCTGATGCAGTGATCATTGCCTTCAATGTCCGTGCTGAGGGTAAGGCAACAGAAGAGGCTAATGCTGAGGGTGTAGACGTTCGTTACTACACCGTCATCTACCGCGCGATTGAAGAAGTAGAGCAGGCACTTAAGGGCATGCTCAAGCCGATCTACGAAGAGCGTGAAGTTGGCCGTGCGGAGATTCGTGCGATCTTCAAGGCTTCTGCAGTTGGCCTGATCGCAGGTTGCATGGTTGAGAGTGGGAAGGTGCGTCGTAACGCTACGATCCGTTTGCTTCGCGACGGTGCCGTGGTGGCGGACAAGGCAACTATCGAGTCGCTACGTCGAGAGAAAGACGATGCCACTGAGGTCTCCGCTGGCTATGAGTGCGGTATGGTTTTGTCCTATCCGGATATCCAGGTAGGCGATATCATCGAGGTATTTGAGCAGGTAGAGGTTCCACGTTCTTAA